CATTTATAGACAACAGGATTTGAACGGAAAGGTGTAACATTTAGTCTTGATGTAAATCCCGAGCATTGTCAACGATCTTCTCGCGCTACAGCCTCTATCCACTAGATGTTCACAACAATCACCCTATTGTTAAGGACTTAATCACCTAGTTGGGTAATAAACTGAAACTTGTTAGCTCAACGGACACGGCATGAATTACTTCACCCCTTGCATTATATAATGGATTAATACAATGGATTCAATGCTTTGGGCTCTGTTTAAAAGCCATTTAAAGCCATGTTTATGTTTATATGCTACATACCAAATGGGGAACCGGTAGCGCGgtatttgattgttttttGAAGTTTATTTAATCGACAGTTTTTGTAACCAATTGCAATTTCCTAATTAGGAtatttttttgatctttCAGTCCAAATGAGTATCGAAAAAGTATCAAACAGATCTTCAACACATGGTACAAAGTATCCAAactttaacaaattgatgatgatttataTATCACCAATTGTCGTCAACTGTCCTGGTggaaaaatttggaaagagaTGTTTATCACTCACTTTTattcattcttttcatcaagaGTTCGTCAAACCCATTTGTTAAACCCCTTTGAAGTTACATAACTTAAGATCATGAGAATCAATACCCTTATACTATCTGCTGCTTTAGCTGCTGCTGCACCTGCTTCAGTCGATGATGCTGAATTATCTGCTATTCTTAACTCAGTCCAAACTGCAACCGCATCAGATGCTGTTTTAGGTGATGGAATCGAATCAGCTACTTTGCAAAATACCAATACAGCTGCAGGAACAGCTACAGGTACAGCTACTGCTACTGCCGGTACAACTACAACGTCAGACTCACTTGGGGGATTAGTTGATGGATTACTTGGAGGAGGTGAAGCAAGTGGAACAAGCCAAACTCAAGCTGCTACTactcaaccaaatttgttAGCTTCTGGTGCTTCAACTGGTAAGACTTCTACAGGAACTGGTGATGATTTGCTTGGAGATCTTTTTGGAACTGGCTCAGGTTCAGCCACTGATGGAGCTGCTAGTAAGGCCGTCACTACAACATCTACCGGCcaatcaacagcaacaacagaaGGGTTCCTTGATGGATTGTTAGGTGGTTTATTTGGAGGCAATTCTGCTACCACTGGCACCACAACTACAAGTACCACCAGCAGCgattcaacatcaactgGAAGCGGCTCATTAGGTGACTTGTTTGATGACTTCTTTGGTTCAAGCTCAGaaaacaccaccaccacatcaccaacttcaacttcaaccGGTGGCTCTCTACTCGGTGACATCTTTGACGATTTGTTTGGCGGTTCTGATTCCAATACAACAgactcatcatcatcatcaacgaCATCTACATCTACATCTAGCACTGGATCATTCATTGATGACATCCTTGACGCTATTTTTGGTGATTCTAATTccacttcatcaacttctaCAGGATCTACCTCAGGAAGTGGAGACTTGATTACTGATCTTTTAGGGCTTGGAGAGGAGATCTTTGATGACTTGTTTGATGGCAACTCAACGTTGTTTTCCGGAGAAAGTATTATTGGTTCATTGTTAGGTTTTGCTGGTGAAAtctttgatgatttattcGATAGcaattcttcatcttcatcggGTGGATCATCAGGTTCATTCTTTAGCAGCTTGTTAAGCTCATTATTTGGTGGTTCATCTAGTTCATCAAGCGGTAGTGGATCATCATTCAGCTTTTCCGATCTTCTTTCGGATGTTTTCACAACTTTATTCAGTTCTATCTTTGGTGGTTCAAACGGTGCAAGTAAAGGTCAATGTACAGCAAAGAGATCCTTAAAGAGAAGCTTGTCAGAACAGAAAGAGATCAAAAAACTTGTTAGAAAGAGCGTCAACAGAGTCATTGCTAGAAGAAAAGCTGAATTTGCTCAAAAGGCAAAGAGAGCAGAAACTTTATCTGACTTGCCTTATGTTAACCTCATGTAAAGTAGGGTGGTGAAGGTGAGCTTGTAATTTATACCCGACGTTTTTAGTTCCAGTGGCTTGAGATTAACCGATATATATGCCCGTTTTTTAGTACACGAAATATTATGTAAACATTGGTataatttttatttccCCTTTTGTTAAATACAATACAGGTGGTGATCATTCGATAGTATGCTACTGATATAATTCAGTGAACCGAGACAGTATTAAGCCTTTTCGAACTCGCGGTGCATTACATTATGAAAGTAGTGTTTGCATGCCAGACCTTACTttttagaaaaaaaatacgACCTATACCCGAAAATTCCACTACCGTAAGCCCCCTTCCCCTAAAAGTTACATTTCTTTAGTTTAGATTGACATATTTTTACATCTATTATTAGAACCTCGTAACCATTGGATGAAAGACTAGACGAGTCGGGGTAAAAGTTTTTTATTGACAGGAAAATCTAGAACCTTTCGTTCACAAGAGTCTCTCCCCTTAGATTTCTTTACCAAATTAgtaaattttttcaagatGTTTAACACACCATacattgaagaagatgtaCCCTATATTACTTTCAGCACACAAAGGAATATCTTTCTAGCTGAGCGATCCTCGACTTGGTAGATAACTGAGTCAAATGGTGGGAGTTAGACACGATATAAAGAAGGGGAGAACGGCGCTTGGAGCACATAGAGGTAGGAATTGATTCGCGCAGAAGCAAGAACAATTCATTCACACAATAATTAAGCTCGTTCAATAAAGCTTTTGTTTCCAAGAATCACAGCATCTCCCATATGTGTCTGCTAGTTACGAAATGGAATTTACAGGTCTCGCATTTAACAAGCCTTCATCCGACGTGTAGGGTGAATTAGACGACTGTAGTCTCTGACTGGTTTCTTCAATCCCAAGTTAGGAAActttcaataaacaataacagATCCTTCGCTTGTACTCCAAAGTTTCTTATTGTATTCTATTTCCATACATTTTCACAGCTTTTTTAATCTTACTTCCCAAATAGGAAATTTTTTAACCTCCACACATCAATACACACTACCAAAAAAATTAGTTTGTGCTTATATGCAGTATAAGCACGAAAAGTAaaggttgcaaaatttaccaaattgagaaaagagTATGTACCCCAAAAtattttacaaccaaaacaaGTTAATGATGCCTTTGCAGTAAAACAAGAGATCCAGGGCCCTCAATGTCTTCATTTATAACTAGTTAAAAAGTAtaatttgttcaagaatTCTCATATTTTGAGATTTTTTTATAGAAATCttgaaatctttcaatcaacaacgCCTTGTTTAACCATTAGCAATTGACTCACATTTCATACTTTCGTTAACGTTAGAACTACAAGTCAGAAATTTGAaaggttgaaaaatgaaagtGTCAACGTTaacttcaatttgtttggCTTTGATGGCTTTTGCCAATGCGGAAGAAgtacatcaacaaaagagaggcttttttgatgatataatAAATGGAATCACGGGTAACACTGCTACAGCTGCAGTCAATTCAGCAGCAAGTGCATCTACAACTGCAGCCGCTACAGCTGCAGCTGCAGCTGCAAGCGGAGGCTCTTCATCTGCAACACCTGAAGAGGACGACGAGGAAGATTGTGAAGAAGAATCTACAACACCATCAGCTACTAGTCCAACTGCCTCAAACACAATAAGCAGCAACCCAACTTCATCAGATCCGGTCTCATCTAACCCCGTTTCATCAGGCTCAGTCTCCTCAGACCCGACTTCATCAACCTCCGCTgcaccatcttcatctcAAGGGGGTCTTGATTCTATCTTGTCAGATTTGTTCCCAGGCTCATCATCAACCCCAAGTAGCTCACAAACTATTGCTGGtgaatcatcttcattgtcaCAAAGTTTGGATCCTACCGCTTCAACTTTGAGTAGCACCCCAGGttcatcatccaatttaacatcaacaacatctaCCGGTGGAAATATCATTTCTAGCCTTGTTAGTGACTTGCTCCCATCAAACAGTGGCTCTCAAAGCTCCTCAAGCTCTGAACcagatgatgacgatgaagagTGTGAAGACGAATCATCTAGTCCTGTAGCCTCGAATACCAACATCGTCCCAACCACCACAGGAGGTAACAATGATCCAACTACCACTGCCGGAGGTAATGATGATCCTactactacaacaacatcagGTAACTGGTTGAGCTCTTTGTTGAACCCAAGCTCCTCCGTCGCTGGTGTTTCAACCACCACAGGTAACAACTCACTGAGTTCAGCTTTAGACCAAAGTTCCTCCCTTGCAGGTGGtgctactactactactgGAACaggtgaagatgatgacgacgaAACTGATTGTGAAACTGCCACTGATGAACCAACTACAACCAATGGTGGAAATGGTGGAAATGGTGGTACTAGCGACCCAACAGTTACTTCTAAGCCTACCACAACTACCACCGGATCAGGTggtgatgacgatgatgatgatgaaactgATTGTGAGACCACCACAAATGAACCAACCACTGATGGAATTACCACTACCAAGTCTACCAGTATTGCTGGTGAATCTAAGACTACTACTGTCACCACTACAAATTCTGGTGGTGGAGTCGAAACTAATACTATTACCACCCACGATCAAGGAACTACAAAGAATCCTACTACTACTGCCGCTGGTGGAGGTACTGTAACTGAAGCTCACACAGTTACGCTTACATACACAGGAGCTGGACAAACGTTTACAACTTATGTTACTCAGCAACCAGAAGAGTGTGAAGAAACTGTTTACTACACTGTCACCACTGTGGTTCCATGCACTACTGTTGCTCCTGGTGGAGGAATCTCAACCACTACTGTTACTGTTGTCGTTACTCAAACCGTTTACCCACAAGATgagaatgatgatgattatgataATGGATCAAGTGGATCAGGCTCTAGTGGATCAGGCTCTAGTGGATCAGGCTCTAGTGGATCAGGCTCTAGTGGATCAAGTGGTTCATCAGgagacgatgatgatgactgGGAATGGATCGAGGAgggtgatgatgattgtACCACAACCACTGTCAAGTCTATTGCAACTAGTGGCAGCAGCTCTTCAGGCTCAGGCTCTTCAGGCTCAGGATCTTCAGGCTCAGGCTCTTCAGGTTCAGGATCTTCAGGCTCAGGCTCTTCAGGCTCAAGCTCTTTCAGCTCAGGATCTTTCAGCTCAGGCTCTTCAGGCTCAGGCTCTTCAGGCTCAGGCTCTTCAGGTTCCGGCTCTTCAGGTTCCGGTTCCAGCTCAAGTGATCTTGGCGGTTTGCATCCAACTGATATTGTTTGCCCAGGAGAAGATGGTTACGacagtgatgatgatgactaCACCTACACCTCCTCACTGACTTCAACTCCGACTGAAGACTGtgatgaggatgaggatgatgacgacgacgatgaagaagattgTGAAGAGACCACCACCTCAACTCCATACCAAAACAGTACTGCTCCAGCCACCGAAAACTCGACTCTCCAAACTCCATCGTCATCTACATCTTTGAACGGTACTTATGGATTCTTGAAGAATGCTGAAACTGTTGCTGTTACCACTACTCAAAACACAGTAGTAACTGCTTCCGGTGCTGCTGCTACTGAGGAAGCTGAAGTTTCTCAAGTTGCCAATGCTGCTAACAGATTGGGAGCCACTGAAATGAATGCTGGTTTGTTCACATttattgctgttgctggATACTTGTTGTTATAATTATGAGCTTGTAAATTGCAGGCAGTTAAGCTACTCATAATTTCCCTTCCCATATTAGAAGTTTGAAATGGAAGTTTCAAGAGTTGTTTGCTTATCATATGCGATGTTTGATAGAATATCGTTCAGGTTATTTTTTACAATTCCAAATACGTTGCTTATTTTTATAGTCGGTTCAAGTGGCTAGCATTTATTTGTTAGGCTCTGACTTAGCTGATAcctaaaatcaaaaatcttttcttcacGTTTATTAATTTTATCTAATTATTTTAGCAATTTTATATCACCGttttttattcaatctTAGcgataaaatcaaaaaagaaagtatATTAGAGATGTTTCTTGTATTGTAGGGTGTAGTGGCAATCACTTGTATTGAGAGTGGTTGTGGGTTTTCCACCCACAAGGTAGCGCATAATACAAGGGCAAATTCCACAAAATGTCGTCTTCAAATTAGGCGTTCCCTAAATTTACCATCATAACAAGAGGCAACACTATACTTCATCAAGATGGCAATGGATAGGGGGACTTTACTATTCTTTATAGTCATGTTTATATTCCTTTCGCTACCGTCTGGGAATGAGGAACCTCGCTCAGATATTGAAAGAGAAACGTTAGCAACATTCCAATCACAAGCCCATCAAGCACTGCGAATGTTGAATAGCTCCGAATATTACCTGGGCTATGGGAATATCACAGGGTATCAACTATCATATGATGACTACCTCAATCATAAATCTGTATCCGATTGGCCCATACACAAGTTTAGTAAAGAGGATCCTTGGATTGAAGATCAAAAGTATTCCATATTACCGAATGAGGTGACTGATATGGTGAAATACTTTTGGGGAAAGGACGAAGTGGAAAGGAACAATGGAAAAGCCTACATGTTGAATATTTCTGGTAGTGCCCATGGTGAGTTTGTCCCTGTTGAATCGCATGTACAACCAGTGAGACAGAAGATACCgaagtatttgaaaaagtattaCAAAGAGAGGACAAGTAACGAAGATATGGGATTGGATGAGTCAAACACAGACAAGGAGGCAAATAATGAGGAGGATACATCACACAAAGTTGGAAACATAACCATCCCGGGTTTGATATCTGTGAATATTAGAGCGTTTCAGtataatttcaatgaacCTAAGTTTCATGTGGTAAACAAGAGTGATCATGTTAGCGATGCGGTTGTTGCcaagattgatttgaacTTGAAGGATTATTCGGAAATTAATGATTATACGATCGAAATGGACGCAGTGTATTATCAAAACACCGGTGCATTGGTAGCCACTTCAAATTCAGCCAAATTCTATGGATCGTATGGATTGAGTCATCTAACCATGAATGAAGATAACTTTGTTATATCAAAGAAGCTAATGGCTCAATATAACAATATGCGAGACGAAAAGACGTTATCTTTAGAAGATATGAATGGGTCAATATTGAAAGCTTTTGATCAATGCGAAATGGTAACATTTATGCAGTTTAACAAGACTGATTTTACCCATGATGAGTTGCGATACATTGACGCCgagttgaaaaatccaAGTGGGAAACCATTACCTGAAGCTTTGCCAAAGTTGAGTGTTAAAGAGTTTCTTATATACTCGCCTAATTGCGGGATTGTTTTAAGAAATAAATCAGAGACCCCATTCACGGGAGAGAAAGTTGAAGTTTGGTATAAGCAAGTGAGACATGTATTAACAGGActtttggtgttggtttCGATCCAGTTATACCTCACCTTCAACCAAGTGAATGTAGCAAGAACACCGGGACAATTATCAGTGATCTCAAGCAAAACATTATActtttttggatttgaagaTTCGTTATTGGCTATAATTTCATTGTTATTGTCGACTATTGCTACTGATTTGTATTTACTACTTGCATGTGTTGCCACTATTGCATTCATACTGTGTGGTGTGTTTGAAATGCGATTTTTGGTTAGTGTGTTGACAACACAGGCGAATGAACGTGGAACTACATGGTGGGAAATAATGAGGGGATCGAGACAAGAATCATTACTGAATACACCTCATTCCCCACCCGCCGAGGTGCCATCCGAGGGTCCTCTTTTACCGTTAGCCAACGCACCAAcccaacagcaacagcaacagcaacaacaggATCAAACACAAGAACAACCAACTCCTACCGAACCCAATACGGCGTGGCAAGAAACTTCCTATAGCAATTCTATATTTGCATCAGGGTTTACGTTGGCTATTATTGCTATGTTTCTCATATTTTCGTCATTTGATTGGAGACGCAAGTACAGGATAATATTTGAGTATATCTCTTTAATTTTTATCAACTCGTACTGGGTGCCTCAATTTTTGCGAAATACTTTAAAGAACAGGAGAAATTCATTTACTTGGCAGTTCATCATTGGAAGTAGTGTAATCAGAGTTGTTCCTATTTACTATTTTGCATTATACAAGGATAATCCATTAAGGCATAGGTATGATCCGCATTTATGCTTTGTGGTTACAGGCTGGGTTTTGGttcaattgatattgttgttgttacaAAACAGACTTGGTGCTAGATTTTGGATCAATGAGAAATGGCTACCACAAGCTTATGATTATCACCGTATATTGAGTTTGAAGGATTTGGAAGAAGGCGGAATGTCAAGCGATTTATTGGCAAgtttcaaacaaaagacCTCATCATCTAGTGCTTCTGAGTCTCTCAACGATGGAGTGTCTGaggaatttgttgattgtgaatGTACATGTCCAATATGTATGACCGACGTCACACTACCTATATTAGTGAAGGATGACAATCTAAGCGAgggaaagaagaagaatcttcaccatcactCTGGTGCCTCACAAAAGGAATACATGATCACCCCATGCCATCATATATTCCATGCTGACTGTCTAGAGAGTTGGATGAAATATAAATTACAATGCCCAGTTTGTCGAACCAGTTTACCGCCGGTATAGTAGTAGTGGAAAtggaaaagagaaagaaagttATGTCCGCTCAGTTTTAGGATTTGTATAACATCCACGGTTATCTTGCGAAAATGCAAGTGAGGGGGAAACTCTATATGCACTGCATATAGGACTTACTGTTATGCGTATTGTTAATGCATCTCGTATAGAAATATACACCTGAGGTAGTTGATTTTCATGTGAAACGTGTCTACTTTTCCAGTGAAATATATTGACAAGGATTTCGGCGAAATAGTTGCACATTTTTCTCATATGcgagagagagagagagagagagagagaaaaggCACCGATTGCACAATAACGCAGTCCGCGTTTGTCATAAAACGAAAACATCTACAAATCAGTGATTCGTGAATCACAACTCTACACAAGTCATTGATGACAGAAGTTCAATAATTCTACAAACTCGGAGCTAAAGAGGATGGTTTAGAATACACGCGTGTAAACAAGATGATATAAACAAGATGATATAAACAAGAAAGTATCTAACCAAGACTCTCCTCGCATTCCCACGGATGTGCAAATGAATGGTCAGTGATGATGCATGGGTAATTTCGGAACCAACCTTTTACCTATATTGGAGTTTTACGTTTCCGCACAGACATCACTAACTTTTTTACGCAAATAACTAAAAACCCCTTTATAGTGTTGAGCCTCACAGCTTACCCTATACAGTGTATAGATTAACAGAGATATTACATAACTATTACATAACAAGGCTGACTTCTCATACTtaagaaaaatttcaagtcACACAAAACCACAGAAATCGGATgatctttttttattttttattttctaCACACAATAAGCGCCAGAACGATATAATATTAATACCTGACAAGTTAAAAATGTATGGAAAAGTCCAATCAAGTTCTTacatttttgaatgtaACAACAAAGTCACATCCTTTCTGATACATTGAATTATTCACAAGCAGGAACTATATTATTCTGATACATATAACATTTGATTGGactttacaattttttttttgaaattaaaaatatTTCACTCATTGACACCTTTCTGTTTTTTTGCAAGGAAAGAGAACATTCACCATATCTTACATTAGTACACATTTAGGGCTAACtaatcaaatattttccCTAGCTTCAGAGTGATTcagtttttgaaactggACTAAATCAAACGAATTACACATATCATCTTTCAAACGATGTCACAATTAGATGCTAGCTTTGGTGGCCCTGGA
This region of Candida orthopsilosis Co 90-125, chromosome 6 draft sequence genomic DNA includes:
- a CDS encoding Tul1 protein (S. cerevisiae homolog TUL1 has ubiquitin-protein ligase activity, has role in protein ubiquitination, ubiquitin-dependent protein catabolic process via the multivesicular body sorting pathway and localizes to Golgi apparatus), whose product is MAMDRGTLLFFIVMFIFLSLPSGNEEPRSDIERETLATFQSQAHQASRMLNSSEYYSGYGNITGYQLSYDDYLNHKSVSDWPIHKFSKEDPWIEDQKYSILPNEVTDMVKYFWGKDEVERNNGKAYMLNISGSAHGEFVPVESHVQPVRQKIPKYLKKYYKERTSNEDMGLDESNTDKEANNEEDTSHKVGNITIPGLISVNIRAFQYNFNEPKFHVVNKSDHVSDAVVAKIDLNLKDYSEINDYTIEMDAVYYQNTGALVATSNSAKFYGSYGLSHLTMNEDNFVISKKLMAQYNNMRDEKTLSLEDMNGSILKAFDQCEMVTFMQFNKTDFTHDELRYIDAELKNPSGKPLPEALPKLSVKEFLIYSPNCGIVLRNKSETPFTGEKVEVWYKQVRHVLTGLLVLVSIQLYLTFNQVNVARTPGQLSVISSKTLYFFGFEDSLLAIISLLLSTIATDLYLLLACVATIAFISCGVFEMRFLVSVLTTQANERGTTWWEIMRGSRQESLSNTPHSPPAEVPSEGPLLPLANAPTQQQQQQQQQDQTQEQPTPTEPNTAWQETSYSNSIFASGFTLAIIAMFLIFSSFDWRRKYRIIFEYISLIFINSYWVPQFLRNTLKNRRNSFTWQFIIGSSVIRVVPIYYFALYKDNPLRHRYDPHLCFVVTGWVLVQLILLLLQNRLGARFWINEKWLPQAYDYHRILSLKDLEEGGMSSDLLASFKQKTSSSSASESLNDGVSEEFVDCECTCPICMTDVTLPILVKDDNLSEGKKKNLHHHSGASQKEYMITPCHHIFHADCLESWMKYKLQCPVCRTSLPPV
- a CDS encoding Pga25 GPI-anchored adhesin-like protein, whose amino-acid sequence is MKVSTLTSICLALMAFANAEEVHQQKRGFFDDIINGITGNTATAAVNSAASASTTAAATAAAAAASGGSSSATPEEDDEEDCEEESTTPSATSPTASNTISSNPTSSDPVSSNPVSSGSVSSDPTSSTSAAPSSSQGGLDSILSDLFPGSSSTPSSSQTIAGESSSLSQSLDPTASTLSSTPGSSSNLTSTTSTGGNIISSLVSDLLPSNSGSQSSSSSEPDDDDEECEDESSSPVASNTNIVPTTTGGNNDPTTTAGGNDDPTTTTTSGNWLSSLLNPSSSVAGVSTTTGNNSSSSALDQSSSLAGGATTTTGTGEDDDDETDCETATDEPTTTNGGNGGNGGTSDPTVTSKPTTTTTGSGGDDDDDDETDCETTTNEPTTDGITTTKSTSIAGESKTTTVTTTNSGGGVETNTITTHDQGTTKNPTTTAAGGGTVTEAHTVTLTYTGAGQTFTTYVTQQPEECEETVYYTVTTVVPCTTVAPGGGISTTTVTVVVTQTVYPQDENDDDYDNGSSGSGSSGSGSSGSGSSGSGSSGSSGSSGDDDDDWEWIEEGDDDCTTTTVKSIATSGSSSSGSGSSGSGSSGSGSSGSGSSGSGSSGSSSFSSGSFSSGSSGSGSSGSGSSGSGSSGSGSSSSDLGGLHPTDIVCPGEDGYDSDDDDYTYTSSSTSTPTEDCDEDEDDDDDDEEDCEETTTSTPYQNSTAPATENSTLQTPSSSTSLNGTYGFLKNAETVAVTTTQNTVVTASGAAATEEAEVSQVANAANRLGATEMNAGLFTFIAVAGYLLL